One window from the genome of Streptomyces cadmiisoli encodes:
- a CDS encoding response regulator transcription factor, producing MTRVLLAEDDASISEPLARALRREGYEVEVREDGPTALDAGLQGGVDLVVLDLGLPGMDGLEVARRLRAEGHTVPILILTARADEVDTVVGLDAGADDYVTKPFRLAELLARVRALLRRGAAEPQQPPATHGVRIDVESHRAWMGDEELQLTAKEFDLLRVLVRDAGRVVTRDQLMREVWDTTWWSSTKTLDMHISWLRKKLGDDAANPRYIATVRGVGFRFEKS from the coding sequence ATGACTCGTGTACTGCTCGCCGAGGACGACGCGTCCATCTCGGAGCCGCTGGCACGCGCGCTGCGCCGCGAAGGCTACGAGGTCGAGGTACGTGAGGACGGCCCCACCGCGCTCGACGCGGGACTGCAGGGCGGCGTCGATCTGGTCGTCCTGGACCTCGGCCTGCCGGGCATGGACGGCCTGGAGGTGGCCCGCCGGCTGCGTGCCGAGGGTCACACCGTGCCGATCCTGATCCTGACCGCGCGCGCCGACGAGGTGGACACCGTCGTCGGCCTGGACGCGGGCGCCGACGACTACGTCACCAAGCCCTTCCGGCTCGCCGAGCTGCTCGCCCGGGTCCGGGCCCTGCTGCGGCGCGGCGCGGCCGAGCCCCAGCAGCCGCCCGCCACGCACGGCGTGCGCATCGACGTGGAGTCGCACCGCGCCTGGATGGGTGACGAGGAGCTCCAGCTCACGGCCAAGGAGTTCGATCTGCTGCGGGTCCTGGTGCGGGACGCCGGCCGGGTCGTCACCCGCGACCAGCTGATGCGGGAGGTCTGGGACACCACCTGGTGGTCGTCGACCAAGACGCTCGACATGCACATCTCCTGGCTGCGCAAGAAGCTGGGCGACGACGCCGCGAACCCCCGGTACATCGCGACCGTGCGCGGTGTGGGCTTCCGTTTCGAGAAG